Below is a genomic region from Zea mays cultivar B73 chromosome 9, Zm-B73-REFERENCE-NAM-5.0, whole genome shotgun sequence.
agagaTAGCTTATGTAAACATGAAGAACCAATtacccgatatctttaccaagccattagatgagaaaacctttagcaaacttaggaatgagctaaatattcttgattctcggaactttgattgaaacattgcacacatagctcatgtatatacctttgatcatatctctttcatttggtacaaatgcatatttcttaagtaccaaggctacgactaatgtgctttcaagtgtatttccatactaagtcgtagattgaaagggaatatgGAGTATGTGACgatgacaaggcttccactccactctaaacggtatcatttatccttcgtcGCTACTTCGctcactccaaattggtataatccttcagttTTTTTACTTATACCAATGGAAGAGAAAATAAAGGGCTCCATCGTTCTCCGTTTTtgtcgattcatgccaaaggggaagaaaatattaagcccaaagcaaaaggatcgcaccgcaccaccaccatttcaaaaaattcTGAAATAAAGTTTTAATTGGTATTTTTCAAATCGATATTCCTCAAGAAATAATATCTCAATTAGTATctatatttcaaattgatatatatctcaaaactctcttgaaagctaagaggagaatttcattcatggggagttttgtttagtcaaaggaaaagcatttgatacaggtggagaaatttcaaatcttgaaaatacttcttatttatatacctttgactatttgcaaaaagactttgaaaagattttccaaaaggatttgcaaaaacaaaataagtggtgcaaatgtggtctaaaatgttaaacaaaagaaagcaatccattcatatctagtaagattatcaaataggtttaattctaagtaacctatgcacttaccttatgcaaactagttcatttctgcactttatatatttgctttggtttgtgttggcatcaatcaccaaaaagggggagattgaaagggaaatagggttaatcttttcccacaattaattttggtggttgaatgcccaacacaaatatatggactcactagtttgctctagatacaTGTTATACAGGTGcacaaaggttcaacataaaccaataaatattcaagttagtgatccaaattcaaaggagcaaagaaaccaagtgtgctctggtctggcgcatcggactatccggtgtgccaccggacagtgtccggtgcaccaggtccgtacgagactgaaccagccactctcgggtttcagcaggcgcactccgctataattcaccagactgtccgatgtgccaccggacaatccggtgcaccagcggagcaacggctaactcacgcaacggtcgactctgcaaaggctacagtgcgctacagtgcgcgtcagaagtcagagcagaagtcagaggcgcaccgaacagtgaataggacctatccggtgtggcaccggatagtccggtgccacaagaagacaacggCGCCAACAGTCAactgctcccgaaccctaacggttgggtgacgtggcggcgcaccggactgtccggtgcgcccatcgacaacagccatccccaacggccatttggtggttggtggctataaatacccccccaaccaccacaacaccaagtatccaagcattctgaacattgcattcaatacaagagcaatagacttcactccaagacacaatcaaagcgattGATCCACTTAAAGTccccaaatcaactctagtgcattaggacttgtgagaggatctcttgtgttccttgttgctcttgtttgcttggcttggccttctttttcttttcaattcttactctcaagtgctttgtaagcaaggcaagagacaccaattgtgtggtgatccttgcggggtctaagtaacccatgagattaaggaagaaggctcactcgatctaagtgaccgtttgagagagggaaagggttggaagagacccggtctttgtgaccacctcaacggggattaggttctttggaaccgaacctcggtaaaataaatcatcgtgttcattcgattatttccatttgatttgttttcctctctctcccggacttgatttaagttctaacgctaaccccggcttgtagtgtgcgtttaaatttgtaaatttcagattacgcctattcgcccccccccctctaggcgactttcaaggggTGCTGAAGAGGAGCATCAGCGAGCTGGAGAGTATACATGTACATGTGGGCCGGCCTGGCCCGGCACGGCACAGGCCCACAAAAGCACGGCCCACAAAAGCACATATCTAATTATGGGTCGTGCCGTGCCAGCACGTGTGCCCAGTCATCGGCCCACGGCACGGCCCACAATTAGTTATGTGTGTCAGGCCGGCCCAAATAGCCCAAAATACCTTAATGTGCCAGACCGACCCATATACATACAACAGTAATACATCAACAAAaagtataaaatatatatatGACCAAAATAAAACTAAGATGTTTTATGGATGCACATTATAAACCTTTGGTCAGAAATAAAAAAATATTACAACTAGCTCACAGATAATATTCAGTTCTCTGTTTAGTGTTAATTGAGTACTATACATCCATACATAATACATATACAATAatcatcatcactattcactatccATATCTAGGTATTGGTTCTCGATGGCTTATTGAAGCTCTAGATTCTCCAAGTTATGCTAGTCATGTGGGCTTTGACGGACCTTAGTTAAATAATGAGTCTATATTTAGTGGGCCTTGGTGGGCCTTATTTAAATGGGTCGTGTCAGGCCGGTCCGTGGGCTTGACTTGAGGCTCAGGCACGGCCCATAATGTGGGTCGTGCCGGTCCAGGCCCATAATTAGGTTGGGCCGTGTCAGATATGGGTCGTGCCAGAAATTGTGTGCTTTGGGCCGACCTATTAGACACAGCACAAATGTACCTCTATACAGCACAAATGTACCTATATACTGGAGAGatggcagcaacaacagcagcacgTGGCGGCGCAGCAGGCGATGTACCTGCGCGCCGTGAGGCAGGGCACCACTGTGGTAGTTGATATCGCCGCCTTGCTGGGAGGGATCCCGTCTCAGCAGCCTCTGGTTGTCCCCGGGTCTAGCTCTGGTCACCTTCAAACTCCTCCGTTGCGTCTTCATCCGCGTCCTGCTCGCCGCCGACCCCGGGGCCGCGTCGAGGCAACTATTGTCTGAAGCCGCGGTCGCTATCTCGGACAACAACCATGACACGGCGGCCAGCCATCTGGCCGCCCTGAAGCGTGCGGCCAACCAGCACGACGACGCGGAGCAGCAGCTGATTGCCATGATGGTGGTCGCGCTGTCCTCTCGCATTGTCCCAGCTGCCTCTGCCCCTGCTCaacacctagccgagctctgtggTTTCGAGCAGCGCGCTGGGTCAAGAAGGGAGAGAAGGCTACAAGAGTCACTCACGGGGGCGACCTGAGCAGTGACGGCGCTGAAGACGAGAGCGGTGGCCGCCCCGACTAATCCTCACGACGGAGAATTAATCACTGTCGAACGCACCTAAGAAAGAGCTCAAGTCCATACCGGCGCGTGCGTTTTGTGTGGATCTCTAAATCATCGAAGCACTCGTCTGTGCCTCTGTTTCGTGGAAGCCAAATGTGTCACGTTTCATAATGGCAGAAATCTCACCTGCACGAGGCCAATCCAGTCGCATTGACAGTTCTGTAAATCTGTGCCTCTGTTTTGTGGAAGCCAAATGTGTCACGTTTCATAATGGCAGAAATCTCACCTGCACGAGGCCAATCCAGTCGCATTGACAGTTCTGTTTTTCAAGTGACGTTGCCGCTTCCCGTCTGTTTAGATAATCTAGTATTGACCTCAATTCACATGTGTGTAGATTGAAATGTCGCCTCTAGGGGCTGAGAATCCCAATGGTTTTAATACTTTAGATAGCAGCCTTGTGGAAGCAATCAGTGAACTGAATCTACAGAAATGAAACGCGCAATCCAGTGTCCAGATAATACTGGAAGTACGCTGTGCCAATCCAGTTTCCAGAGAATATTGGAAGTACGCTACGCTCACATAGATGCAAAACTCAAGGACGGGAACAGAAAAGGTTTTAACAGCTTATACGTCCAGCACACTGATTAATGACAATACATCTCAGTAAGACTATACTACACCGTCTGACAAGTCGAAACAGCACCGCCTAGGGGAACTAAACAAGAATTACACCAGGATGTGCCAAAGCAGCTGAAGGGGATCATAATTACTCTACGAAGCCATTACAATATATTACCAGAAAACAATAGAACAACAGAAAAAGGTCCACTTATATCTAATATATGATGCTAGGTTAAAGATCATGGTGTGCTCGGAACCAGATCGGTGACAGAAATTTGGGAGGCGGCGTCTTCTTTGGCTGTTGCTGTCAAACCCACAGGTGCAGTTGCAGCTGCACTGTTCCCAGGAGATGCTGTCTTCGCCGTGTCTTTCTTGCTATCCTTCCCTCCAGACCTGACGCCATGGCCACCACCGTTCTGTTGGCCACTGATTGAGAGCCTTCTGTTTGGAGGAGTGCCGTTTGAGACGCTGCCATTCAACTTTGGGCCAATGGCCTTCTTCGAACTGGCAGGCCGGTTTGGACTCACTCGCGATCCGAATGGCCCTTCATGATCAGTGTTCAATTGCTGCTCAACGTAGCGCTTTTGTTCCTGAGATGTCAGGACACCATAGACAAAAAGGAATACTAAATCAGTTCATGTTCCCCAAAAGAAGGGACCAAAATCACATACTACAAATTCAAACATTCCGAGCATTCTCTGTCAACATTTCCACAGCAACAATTAGATGTAACACCACCATCCCCATCAACATCAacatagccttttagtcccaagcaagttggggtaggctaaagttgaaacccaacaagatgTGAAATGAATTAAATTCAAAGAATAGCAAAATGCCAAATTGTAAAGTCAAATGCAAAAATGGAAAATGTAGTTATATAGTACCAAATATCAGTAACCAAAAAATGACCAGACTCCAGCATAGGTCCAAACAGAACTCAATGGACAATAAATGAATTGGCATCCAGGTGATAATGGATTCTAGATTTAAAGAGCATATCACACTTACCCGcgttcttttcttctcttcttccctTTCCTGCCTGAGCATAACATACTCATCCAACATAGCTAGAAGAGGTACACCATCATACATAAAAGACAGACCACGGTTCTCCTCCCATGCCCTGGTCTTTGCCACTAGAGTTTCAACAAGTGCTAGGACGAACGAAGACATTACATCAGCAATCAATGGAATGGAACATAAAGCATATCTAGCATATCAAGATACAAGTCCATTTTATGTAAAATAAATTTTGCAATGCACAAACTTCTTGCAGATGAAGTAAAGGGCATTCATGCTATAATTTgaactggtacctggaatcttgtTAACAAGGATACGAGCTTTTTCTGCACGCTTCAGATTCAGGTGGGCACCTCGGCTAGAGTTATACCTGTTGTCATCCTGCAGAAGGTATTTTAGTTTTGTGGTTAAAAGCTACTCCACAGCCAGCTATGCGTTGGTATTATCGCATAAATGGTTACAGGATACATGCAGCAGTAACTTTGACTTGCCGAACCAATTATTGCCATACCCGGTTATAATCTTCAAGCCAGCTTTCTTCTTCACACGCAGACATCCATCTTTCTACTTTATCAAGGATATCTTTTCTACTCAATGCTTCTTCCTTTGCTTTTGCTATCTGGGCATCCATATCTGCAATTAGTTCTGATGGTTCTATGTTACCTGCCTCAATCAGTGCCAATATTTTCTCATGAGCAGCAGCTGTGTCTATTACAATATGAGCACCAGCGTAGATATCTTCCAGCTCATTTTGCTTCTTGAAAGCTATTTCTTTCATCTTGCTGTACTTCAGCTGGTCTAACCTTTGAACCTCAACCTCAGCCTGAATAAATGGAAAAGTAAATGTCAAGCAGGCAAAGGAATAATTCATACCAGGTGATGGCACCAAAAAATTGTTACTAAGACCCACTTGTTCAATTAAATCTAGAGCAAGAGATCCAGGTGCTGTGACTTCATCCACAGATGCTGATCTGTTGCAGGTCACATGATCAAACATGCGCCTTTCTTCCTTGGGGGCATCCATGAGATCCCAAAGATCATAGAGCTGACCAGCGAGTTCTTGAAGCTGTGAATGTAAGAAAACCAATGGTAAGATTGTGCACGTAAGCAAAGAGGCAATTCACATTTATAGACTAGGCGACGTGCTTTTACCTTGCTTAGACGCAACTTCTTATCTTCATTAAGTGTAGCTACCGTCTTGTCAAGTTTTGATAATGTATCATCACTAATGCTCTTACAGTTGTCGCCAACAGAGTCATCTAAAGTGGGGTGAACTCCAGTCACTGTGCTGAGAAAATCCATCCCCAAGACAGTACAAAGATCATGTACCATAATTACATACTCAAGAACCTTCTCCAGCCTATTACTCTGCAAACCAAATTATTTTCAGGAATAACCAATACTAAAGCAATGGCCATGTATGAAGTGCTATAGCGTCATAACCAATAAAAAGGCAAAAGATAGAAAAGTACCTTCTCTTTCTCAAGCTCCTGGAGTTGAGACCGAAAATCTTCAAGCCTCTCAAGTGTCAAATCATCCTCATTGACTTGGGGTGTTGTCACCTGTTCACCCACCTCTATGGTGCCAGCGATTTCACCACATATTTGATCAATTTGTGATTGTACATTAACAAACTCTCTTCTTCTTTCATTTTTCTGTTTAGTCAACTGCTCAAGTGTTGGCGCTATAGCAGCTAGCTGCTGCTTGATTGTTCCTGTTGTCTTCTCaggctgcatggattgactattaTCAATTGTATGCCCAGCAATAAAGCAAATAGATCCAAATCTAAACACTTGAAGTAAGTCCTCATAAGACTTCTGAGCTAGAACATTAAACTTGCTGCACAAGCCATTCACAGGTAAAGAATGTAATACAGCTAGTTTCATAAGTAGACACCAAACACCGAAAAGAAGCATACAATGTGGTAACAAAACCCATAAGGTCCTGTTTGGATCCTTGGAAGTGAAATCCATTCTAATACTAACAATTTAGTCATAATTTAGACACTATTCAATTAAGCTAATATGGTTGTATGctgaatatatttgtatactattgttGGCCATATGAGGGAGGTACTTATGTGCTACATTTGTGCTGTAGGGGGAGCAAGCCAAAAAAAACGTGGTATAAGTTGCAAAGTAAAAACATAGCATGatgatctatagaatcaatttccatctctcatcctatgaatttaagatagacttatatcttagcTTTGGAAAGTTGTGGAATGTCAAATCCCAAGGTAAATAGGCTAGTCCATTAAGTAGATAACAATTCCTCCAAAATGAAATGATAAAATGGTCCCTAAGTAAAATAGGGATATATAAAAAGGCAGCTAGTTCCACTAAGTATGTATAACGTGCCATGAATAACACACTAAATCATGCATAGAGATTTGTTGACTGCTCTTGCAAAGCATATTTTTGGGCTCAGGGTTACCAAAGCCATAAACCAAGCTATGAATTTTTCTAGCATGGGCATATAATCACTTACGGTTCTTGCAATAGCTTTTTCTCCAAGACCAGAAAGAAGCCTAGCAAGTTCTATCTTTGAGTCATCCAGagcctggatcaggagatccctAGAGTTAGTTGCTTGGTCAACTTTCCTCTTGTAAACATCAAGGCATTCCTGATCCAGCTGATAAAGGACCTTGTCACGATCCTCATCACTCTCGCCAACTTCATCCCATATCAACTACAGTAGAAGTAAAAGCAAGCCATCATCAGCCACACTGTATCAAGCAAGAAAGCATAGAATTGCTGCTATTTGTGGACAACAAAATGCAAACATACCTGCAATTTTTGCAGCAAGGATCCGCAAGTAATGTCACCGGCCATCAGTGGCCAGAGCAACCTGTAAGGAAAAAACATTACTTCTGAAAATTATAGCTTATCACTTAGTACCACTAGAACAAAAAAATACATTTCCAAACTTGATGATTCCAAGCTTTATTCAAACCAGTAATCATGTTGGTCTAAAGTAGACATCAAGTTCGCCACATATTAGACAGTGAGACTGGTATTCATGCTCCCTATGCCTAACAAGCTGGTCCCCAAATTAGCGGCACAAGTACAACCAAACACGGATAATGACCGTACTGACACTAAACACACGGATAATGATCCTAGTAACACTAAAATCCCCAATCATTGGCAGTTTTAAGCAATTACAGAGACCTAAAAGTTTAGGGGGGTTACGCATCTAGGATTTCGGCTAAACCCGAGCAAACAACTCTGGTAAAACCCCAAAAAAATATAAAACACCAAAACCCATGTGAACTCGCAAAACCGAAGTGTTTGACCACATTTGACCAAGCAAGAGGGCGCCCAAAAGAATGGGATCTGAACatgttgctatcacctttccttcACTGGATCAAATCCTTACTCCAGAACCGAATCAGAAACAGATCCCCCAGGCAGGTATCAAACCCACCTCCTAATGCCCCCAACAAAACCGCCTAAAACCCACACTATCCGGAGGCGTACCAACGCATTAGTGCCCAGCTAGCTAGAtcccatcctccagcgatgccccACCCCAACCCCCACCTCTGCCACCACCACGAATTCTGCCACGGAAACCAGAGAGAGGAAGCAGCCGGACACTCTTACCGGACCACGCGGAGAAGGCGAAGGAAACGGCGGACTGGTGAATGCAGGTCCGCAGCGTGGTTCAACGCTCCACTCTACGGGAGTCGATACCGGAGGATGTCGCCGGTCGCCGGCCGCCACCGCTGAGAGCGCTAACCTGGGACTGCAGTGGAGGCAGTactgctgccgctgccgctgccgccacACCACGGGACCCGAATTAATTGGGGGCATCGAGAGGCTGGTGCGCGCGGCGGCGGGGCCGGTGGATGCGACGAGCGGGTGATCGGACGGCCTAGGTCGGCCCAAGGATTTACCACGGGTGTCGGTGAAAAAAGGTACTACGGTGATTATATATAAAATATATGCGCACGCGGGACCGACCACCGTAGTGTACGCAGTGTGAGGACTGGTTCGGTGTTATCTATGGATTAGATAGAATTAGAAAAATTAAGAAaatgtttattattaatttggcaACTTTATTTTTCTATAAGATTTTTATTTTTTCaaagaaaaataaactaatttttttagaaaatagaattCTTTTCGAAAAATATGGTTCCAAACTAGCTCTTAATTTGTTTAGAATTTAAACACACTCAATCTCACTCAATCTATATTGATTAAGATAACAATGGGAATTTGGATCGATCCATTACCACCGTTATATGGTGAAGTATTTTATTCTTATGCGTTCCAAAATACATATCCTAGCAAAAGTAGTGCCTTTTTCTTTTGATAATACTAACAAACAAAGGTTAGCTCTGGGAAATACTCCGATTTGCAGTTCTCCTCGGAGCCTGAAATGATGCAGGGACATGGTGAGGAAGTCGGTGGTCGGTTGACGAGGAGAACACAAAAACGCTGTCCCAGGGTCTGAAACTAAAAATACAAGTGTCCTGCAGACATCCTTGGTGCGAAAAGAGGACAAGCCACGCATTTTCTCTTGAACGGCAGGAATCCGGGCCAGCCGATCAGATCGGTAAGCTTTCCCGTTGAGCACGAGACCAGTGCGCGGCCGCCCACCTTTGCTTCTTTAATCACAGCCAGTGCCTCGTAAAGCGATTACCGCAGGCCTGCCACTCCCAAAACCGCTGCTCCCAGTCCCAAAGCCGTTTTTTTTTCACCGTTCGATTCGCCGGATGGCCTGCCAAGCTGCGGTCCTGAAGCAAGCGGGAAGATGCGAAAGACGAAACGGAAGGATGTGGTGATGTGTGAGGCTGGCGTGAGCAAGAGAACCCCGCTTGTCCTCTATCGCGCGAGGAACGGGTGGACACCGAGGTCCTCgtggcggggcccgcgggagccCGGGGGAGGGGCGCAGAGCACATGGCCGTCCACGTGCTGCTGCAGAGATCTACCACCAGTCCACCACCACCACACCCCTCGGCTCCGCGCGGGGGCGTCGCGAGGCCCGACCGCCCGAGCCCAATTATGCGTAGCGTACTAGCGCGCCGCGTCCGCTCGTGCGGCCAGCCCGTCGCTGATGGTGCCCGCAGCGACACGGCAGTACTGCCACGAGGATTTTTTGCAGGACAAAGCCGCCCGCTGGGTCCCGCGGTTCGGCTTTGGATGTGCCTCTCGTAGAGTACCGACCGTCTCAGCAAGGTGCCCAGGTTACCAAAACATAGTGTAGATCATACTATCGTTAAGTAAAATTTAAAATAAGACATGAGACGAGACATAGGATAATCTCATAAGCCGTTCGGTTGCCCCGCATCTAGCGGAGGCAGCAGCCGTGGACAAGTAAAAAACTTACCAAAACAATAGAAGTATTATTATACCGGAAACAGCTGTTTTACCGAGTGTCTGAACCCATGGCTGATGGTGCCCATAGCCACATGGAACTGCCACTACGACATTTGGCAGGAGAGAGCCGGCCGGTTCGTGATTTGCCTCTCGTAATGGATACATGTTTGGAGACAAAGTATCACAAACCATAGTATTTAGTATACATGTACAATGCTAGTCATAGATAAAAACTTTGGGTTGAAGTGGAGTTTCAAATACTCTAAAAATAACGTGGTATCTacaaaaccatggtattcaaaACATAGTTTTTTATTATGTAGCCAAACACCTCTTAGCAAAAAAATACTATAGTATTCTTCAATATCATAGTTTTACCTCAAAACTCCAAAAAATACTTTGCTTACAAACACCCCCGCAGTGATCACTTGATCTATAACGATCGTCGTATTATACTATTGTTCAGTACTAAATTGAGCTGGCGGACGGTCCGTtcgtgcgcagagcagtttagggtttcgagttttgtgctacggttgttagctagattcacggaattagctcggaaattagtttgtaaagggtccagcccccctcctctataaatagagaggtatacgaccgatttggaatgatcaatcgaatcaataacacttctatttcgtatttatttcctgtacaattaggagtagttctagtctagttctagtttagcctctcgatctctaaattctccgcttctcttcgactctacgtcgattagaggaatctaggtcggcctgcccgagcctagataactcgtaggatctctcctccccgacggggtccctcccgtgagcgagatccaggcgccgccggcgatcttctgtCGCccttgcgcacgcgcggaccgtctggccctagggcgcggaccgtccggccatcaggCAGGAAAACCAAGCCTCGCGccagaccgcggaccgtccggcccctggccacggaccgtccgcccctgtgcagagagcaccaccgctggttcgtgttgagtgattggcgccctaaaatggtgtcaacatactttttggcgactccgctggggacaacacgtctagacccatcaaatcggtcctcaatggccggttcaagggatagttctGAAGTCTCCCCCAGCAACATTATGTTGTAaacttagagaaataagtgacatgcttctatcatatttaaatatattaaatattttaattccgaataaaacaagcatataactcagataaataacatatgtaattataacagcaatgaacagtagcaattccagtAATTGAAAACATGAAACATAACTACTCAGGCCCATATgtaaattaaacatggcttgtagatgaagaaggcagattaaacacataaacattattgtttatcttttgatattgctctcaaaatagcgggttgttgTAACAAACAGCCCTCCAACACTAGATGGTGATCAAAGATCCTTGACaaacgtgacagtcctatcttaccaaatcagggttttagatcaaatGTAATAAGCTTAATAATCAAGCATAAATACAAATATTAAGGAGTTGTGTACTAAATAGaataacagaatttaacacaggtatACAGCCTAAAAATAGAGATATAATTATGCACAAATATATACTTGATGCTGAAATTAAtaacacactaaaacccagactgtcacgttgtctcactacaccaCTATTATCATTGAGCACACAAATCCACCCTTAAATTgtacaatcacacccaagtaaattaatactagcagattacacaaaattactcaataaataaagagaggcaacgggtaactcacagcacgtagattgtctacgtgggaagaccagctcagcgaacataAGGTTCtgacccagaaaaccaattccaccgcccacgtccggacctgcacgacgggaggttgacggagatactagagtcgctgccggagccgagggagacatccacggcaccagcccaagaagaacaccgcgcagcagggagcccaagcaccaggccacggtggacagagACCACAGAATCAACGAACAACACCAAGTCTACTAGCTTCCAATCACCACCAACGATTAACCACATGAACACTAGGGACCTAATGGATTGAGGAGAATGGAACAGCAAGCAGCAGAGAGGAGCAGAGGGCTGGCAGTATTTTTCGTGCTACTAAACAGGGGCAAGATGCCATACTTATGGAGCCGGGCTCGAGGAGCGGTTGCACCAGGGGCGCCATGGATCTCGGGCAAGTCTTCAACCGCCTGCAGAGCGCTGCCGCCAGGAACGCGGCTTCCCTGCTCCCTTGCCTGTTAGCAGTCGCCGCTATGCTATATCCCAGCCCTAACCGCTCTTCTCAGCCTTGTGCTATCGCACGCATGCCAGctggctgggttgggctgctcgGCCTTTGGGCCTTGTAGCGGCCCAGCTCGGTTGGCCATTATCTTTTTTTAAAATAAAGTGAAATCATTTAAATGGACAACAACccccaccattttcactcttattttctgatcaatgtcattgagctcACGTACTGTTTATATACAACTTTTCGTcagaggtacttgttaggtttgaaccaaagcctatcccagtgtactccaaacctacacgagtaagcggag
It encodes:
- the LOC103638321 gene encoding 65-kDa microtubule-associated protein 1, whose amino-acid sequence is MAGDITCGSLLQKLQLIWDEVGESDEDRDKVLYQLDQECLDVYKRKVDQATNSRDLLIQALDDSKIELARLLSGLGEKAIARTPEKTTGTIKQQLAAIAPTLEQLTKQKNERRREFVNVQSQIDQICGEIAGTIEVGEQVTTPQVNEDDLTLERLEDFRSQLQELEKEKSNRLEKVLEYVIMVHDLCTVLGMDFLSTVTGVHPTLDDSVGDNCKSISDDTLSKLDKTVATLNEDKKLRLSKLQELAGQLYDLWDLMDAPKEERRMFDHVTCNRSASVDEVTAPGSLALDLIEQAEVEVQRLDQLKYSKMKEIAFKKQNELEDIYAGAHIVIDTAAAHEKILALIEAGNIEPSELIADMDAQIAKAKEEALSRKDILDKVERWMSACEEESWLEDYNRDDNRYNSSRGAHLNLKRAEKARILVNKIPALVETLVAKTRAWEENRGLSFMYDGVPLLAMLDEYVMLRQEREEEKKRTREQKRYVEQQLNTDHEGPFGSRVSPNRPASSKKAIGPKLNGSVSNGTPPNRRLSISGQQNGGGHGVRSGGKDSKKDTAKTASPGNSAAATAPVGLTATAKEDAASQISVTDLVPSTP